CGACGTCCTCGAAGCCGCGCCGTGTCAGCCACTCCAGGACCTCCTCGACGAGCACCTCGGGCACCGACGCGCCCGAGGTGACGCCCACGGTCGAGACGCCGTCCAGCCAGGTCTCGTCGATCTCGTGCGCGTAGTCCACGAGGTGGGCGTCGCGGGCGCCCGCGCCCAGGGCGACCTCGACGAGCCGCTTGGAGTTGGAGGAGTTCTGCGAGCCGACGACGATCACCAGGTCAGCCTCGGCACCCATCTGCTTGACCGCGATCTGGCGGTTCTGCGTGGCGTAGCAGATGTCGTCGCTCGGCGGGGAGACCAGCAGCGGGAACTTGGTCTTCAGCCGGTCGACGGTCTCCATCGTCTCGTCGACGGAGAGCGTGGTCTGGGACAGCCAGACCACCCGGGACGGGTCGCGGACCTCGACCCTGTCCACGTCCTGGGGGCCGTCGACCAGGGTGATGTGGTCCGGGGCCTCGCCGGTGGTGCCGATGACCTCCTCGTGGCCCTCGTGGCCGATGAGGAGGATGTCGAAGTCGTCCTTCGCGTACCGCACGGCCTCCTTGTGGACCTTCGTCACCAGGGGGCAGGTCGCGTCGATGGTGGCCAGCTTCCGCTCGGCGGCCTCCTCGTGGACGACCGGGGCCACACCGTGCGCCGAGAACATGACGATGGAGCCCTCGGGGACCTCCTCCGTCGTCTCGACGAAGATCGCGCCCTTCTTCTCCAGGGTCTGCACGACGTACTTGTTGTGGACGATCTCGTGGCGGACGTAGATCGGCGCGCCGTACTGCTCGAGGGCCTTCTCCACGGCGATCACGGCACGGTCCACGCCCGCACAGTAGCCACGGGGTGCGGCGAGCAGGACGCGGCGGGCGTTCGTTGCAGTCATGCCCCCATCGTAAGGGCGCGCCCGACGGCCCAACGATCGCCCACAGGCTGAGGACCGGTACGGGTCCGCGACCACGCCTCGTGATCCCTTCCGAGGGGCGGGACGTACGAGGACGGAGGCTCCCATGACGGACGCCGGTACCGACGCCGGCGCCGACGCCTGTGCCGGGAAGGGCGGGACGCGGGGCGCGGGGACCGGGCCGCACGGGACGTCTCCGGGGCTCGGGACCGGGCCGCACGGGACGTGGCGGTCACGGCCCGGACACGGCCGGGCGCGCTGCCGCCGACCCGGGAGGGGAGGAAGCGGAGCCGTCGCCCCCGGCGCAGTGGGCGCGGTGCCGTCGGCCCGGGCGTGTCGGAGGCTGCCGCTACGCTCGCGGGCATGGGTCTCACTACGTCAGCCGAAGCCCCCCTGCCCGTCGGCGAGGTGTCACGGCTCATCGGGGGGTGGATCGACCGGCTAGGCGCGGTCTGGGTCGAGGGGCAGATCACCCAGCTGTCGCGCCGTCCGGGCGCCGGAGTGGTCTTCCTGACGCTGCGCGACCCCGCGTACGACATCTCGGTCAGCGTCACCTGCTACCGGCAGGTGTTCGACGCGGTCGCGGACGCCGTCGCCGAGGGCGCGCGGGTGGTCGTCCACGCGAAGCCGGAGTGGTAC
The genomic region above belongs to Streptomyces marianii and contains:
- a CDS encoding 4-hydroxy-3-methylbut-2-enyl diphosphate reductase, with translation MTATNARRVLLAAPRGYCAGVDRAVIAVEKALEQYGAPIYVRHEIVHNKYVVQTLEKKGAIFVETTEEVPEGSIVMFSAHGVAPVVHEEAAERKLATIDATCPLVTKVHKEAVRYAKDDFDILLIGHEGHEEVIGTTGEAPDHITLVDGPQDVDRVEVRDPSRVVWLSQTTLSVDETMETVDRLKTKFPLLVSPPSDDICYATQNRQIAVKQMGAEADLVIVVGSQNSSNSKRLVEVALGAGARDAHLVDYAHEIDETWLDGVSTVGVTSGASVPEVLVEEVLEWLTRRGFEDVEIVKAAEESITFSLPKELRRDLRAEASSLVED